CCGGCCGGCCGCGGATCGCCGGCGGATAGTCGCACTCATGAGTGACGGCCACGATCTCGTCGGCCAGCCCCAGGGCGCAGACGATCTCGGTGGCGCTCGGTACCAGCGTGGCAATACGCGTCGTAGACACCTCCGCGTCCAGAGCCGAGTTCGCGCCCGGGGGGGCAAAGCCCCGCCGCCGGCGTTACGGAGGCGTTGCAGGGTGGGCGCATAATACAGGCCTTGAATGAACGCGGGGTCCCGTTCCGACAGGTCTGTGCCGCCGCCTGACGGCGTGATTGGCGGCCTTCGGCCGTCCGCGGCCGTCCACGAATTGATGGACGATCCGGCGTGCACCGCGGAGATGCTGCGCCCGAATCTCGAGGAATTGGCCCGCATCAATCGACTCACCGGCTCCGTCCGTCTCGTATGCCGGTACCTCGACAGGCTTCTCCCGCTCTGGCGCGGCCGGCGGTCCCCGGGGGCGCCGCTTCTGGTGCTCGACGTCGCGACCGGGGGCGCGGACATCCCGCGCGCGGTGGCGCGCTGGGCCCGGCGCCGCGACGTCCCGATCCGCATCGTCGCGGTCGAGGGGCATCCGGTGACGGCGGCGCTCGCCGCCGAGGCGTCGGCGGCCTTTCCGCAGATCACCGTCGTCCGGGCCGACGCGCGGGCACTCCCCTTCCCCGACCGGTCCTTCGACGCGTGCCTCTGCTCGATCTCGCTTCACCACCTCGACCCGGGGGAACGCCCCGCGCTCGTGCGGCGCCTCGACGGGCTCGCACGCCTCGGATTCCTGGTGGTCGATCTGGTGCGCTCGCCCGCGGCCTATGCCGGCGTGTGGCTGCTGACGCGCGGTTTTCGGAGCCCCCTGATCCGCACCGACGGACCCCGCTCCGTCCGCCGCGCCTATTCATGGGCGGAATACCGCGCGGTGGCCGCGGCGGCCGGGGTTCCCACCCTTGCCCTGCGGCGGGTGCCGATGTTTCGCGCGGCGCTGGAACGGGTCGGGTGACGTGGTGATCGACGTGCTCGTGGCGGGCGGCGGGCCTGCCGGCAGCGCGACCGCGGCGCTGCTCGCGCAGCGCGGCTGCCGCGTGCTCGTCGTGGACCGCGCCGCGTTTCCCCGGCCGAAGGCCTGCGGCGACTACCTCAACCCGGGGTGCGATGAGATTCTCGACCGCCTGGGCGCCCGCGACGCCGTCGCGCGGGCCGGCGCGCCGATTCGCGGCATGCGCTGCGTCACGCCGGACGGCGCGGTGATCGCGCTGCCCTTCCCGCGCCGCAACGGCTGGACCGTGCCGCGGCGCGACCTCGATCAGATCCTCCTCGAACACGCGGAGCGCGCCGGCGCGGAGATCCTCGACGCGCACCGAATCGTCGCGCTCGACAGGCAGTCTCGCGGCGTGCGGGTGATCCTGGACGGCCGGCGCGGGCGCGACGACCGGCTGGCGCGCCTGGTCGTCGGCGCGGACGGGCTGCGTTCCACGGTCGCGCGCGCCGCGGGGATGGGCGGCGTGGCCCGGCGCGGACGCTACACCGTCGGCGCATATCTGGCCGGCCTCGAGGCCGCCGATCCCGGCGCGCGTCGCTGGGGCGAACTCCATCTCCGGCGCGACGGCTATTGCGGGATCGCCCACCTGCCGAACGGACTCGCAAACGTCACGATCGCGGTCCCGCGCTCCACGATCCGGGCCTGGCGGGGGGATCTCGAGGCAGGGTACTGGTCGTGGCTGCGCCGGTGCCTCGGGCTGCGCGACCGGCTGGACGGCGTGGTGCGCGCGGGCCCCTTCAGCGCGGTGGGCCCGCTCGGGTACCACCGCCGCCTCGCCGGCCGCGGACGGGTGCTGCTGGTCGGGGACGCGGCCGCCCACCTCGATCCCATGACCGGCCAGGGCGTGTACCTCGCCCTCCGGGGCGCCGAACTGTGCGCGGAGGCCGCCGCCGCCGCGCTCGAGGGCACCGGCGCCTCGGCCGTCCGCGGCTACGCGCGCGCGCGGCAGCGCGAATTCGGCCTGGTCTTCGCCGCCTCGCGGCTCGTCCAAAGCCTGGCCTTCCGCCCCTGGATCGTGCGCCGGGCCGCCGGCCGGCTCGGCCGGCATACCGATCTCCGGGCGCGGCTCATCGGCGCGATCGGCAACACCGAGGCCATGAGCACGATCCTCCGGCCGGCCTTTCTCGCACGCCTCTTGGGCGCCGCCTAAGCGTGCACACGGAGACCGCCGTTCGCATTCGCGGCCCCATCGAAGTGATCTTCGGCTACGCGGCCCGGGTCGAGGACTGGCCCCGCCTCTTGCCGCACTATCGCGACGTGCGCGTGCTGGAAGACGAGGGCCGCATCCGGCTCGTCGAGATGAAGGCCCGGCGCGGGTGGATTCCCCTCTCGTGGCGGGCGCGGCAAACGGTGGTCCCGGAAAGACACAGCATCCGCTTCACCCACGTCGGCGGCGTCACCCGGACGATGGAGGTCGAATGGCGCCTCGACCCCGCCGCCGACGGCGAGGTGGCCGTGACGATTCTCCACGACCTGCTTCTGTCGTGGCCGCTGATCGGCCGCGCCGTGGCCGGCTGGATCATCGGCCCGATGTTCGTCGAGCCGACGGCGAGAGCGACCCTGCGGCGGATCAAGCGTCTCGTCGAGACCGAGCACCCGGCGCCGGCTCGGCGTGGATGTTGACGTTGGTGATGTCCGGAAACGCCTGGCGCAGGTTCA
This sequence is a window from bacterium. Protein-coding genes within it:
- a CDS encoding methyltransferase domain-containing protein, with the protein product MPPPDGVIGGLRPSAAVHELMDDPACTAEMLRPNLEELARINRLTGSVRLVCRYLDRLLPLWRGRRSPGAPLLVLDVATGGADIPRAVARWARRRDVPIRIVAVEGHPVTAALAAEASAAFPQITVVRADARALPFPDRSFDACLCSISLHHLDPGERPALVRRLDGLARLGFLVVDLVRSPAAYAGVWLLTRGFRSPLIRTDGPRSVRRAYSWAEYRAVAAAAGVPTLALRRVPMFRAALERVG
- a CDS encoding SRPBCC family protein — encoded protein: MHTETAVRIRGPIEVIFGYAARVEDWPRLLPHYRDVRVLEDEGRIRLVEMKARRGWIPLSWRARQTVVPERHSIRFTHVGGVTRTMEVEWRLDPAADGEVAVTILHDLLLSWPLIGRAVAGWIIGPMFVEPTARATLRRIKRLVETEHPAPARRGC
- a CDS encoding NAD(P)/FAD-dependent oxidoreductase, with the protein product MVIDVLVAGGGPAGSATAALLAQRGCRVLVVDRAAFPRPKACGDYLNPGCDEILDRLGARDAVARAGAPIRGMRCVTPDGAVIALPFPRRNGWTVPRRDLDQILLEHAERAGAEILDAHRIVALDRQSRGVRVILDGRRGRDDRLARLVVGADGLRSTVARAAGMGGVARRGRYTVGAYLAGLEAADPGARRWGELHLRRDGYCGIAHLPNGLANVTIAVPRSTIRAWRGDLEAGYWSWLRRCLGLRDRLDGVVRAGPFSAVGPLGYHRRLAGRGRVLLVGDAAAHLDPMTGQGVYLALRGAELCAEAAAAALEGTGASAVRGYARARQREFGLVFAASRLVQSLAFRPWIVRRAAGRLGRHTDLRARLIGAIGNTEAMSTILRPAFLARLLGAA